The Larimichthys crocea isolate SSNF chromosome XXI, L_crocea_2.0, whole genome shotgun sequence genomic sequence GGTGCACAGTTTTAATACAGGATCAGCAGTGATATTTATGATTTTCATGACATCTCATTTCATTTGGTGTACTGTTGTGTGACAGTACTAATGGACTTACAGTATTCATCATAAATCATGAATTGCACCTACCTGAGACCCATTTGTCATACATCCAGACATTATTTCTGCTGCCAGCTTTCCTTCTGAACTGTAATGAACTTCCATCAGTGTGCAAAGGCGCTGCTGAATAAAGATCGCCCTCTAAAAATAGCGGAGGGATCAAAAGGATGTTCAATTATTGAGTATATTTATGTGAAAATGCACACCACACACTACTTGGTACAGTTACATAAGTCTGTACATACCTACTGTGAGAGTCAAGGAGTTCTGTGTATACAAGACTGGAGAGATGCCTGTCCCCTCCAGACTTGGTTTTATGTCATGAGAGTGATTGTTCACTGAAGAAAACTGTGGACCAGAAGTCAACATGATAGTATGAGAATTAGTTTAAGGGACCTGTGATGGAAAGATACCACCCTTAACCTAACACCCTTCTGAAACTACAAACAGGTTGctaattaaagtttaataagGACCACAGCCAAAAGACTCCATGCTTTAATCAGCTTTCCGTGCCTGTAAGGTTCACTAGCCACAAAAACTGCAGTATGTCACACAGATGTGACATTAAGTGCAGCACGGATTCAGTGATGTATGGAAACACTCACAAGCTTCCAACACTGTGGTCTGTGTCCATTTGTTCCgcagacaaacagactgtgCTGGAACTTCTCGATCACAGTGATCACGTTTTCACAGGGGTCCTGcaacacagaggctgttttACAAAGTGATCACACAGAACTGagtttatattttaatcaaatttgTCAGGCAGTCATTTATGATCAGTCATCATTCTCACGTTACTAACCTCTTGACACTCTTGTTGCTCTGTTGTTTTCAGAGAAAAGTTCTGCAGACGACATAAATGGGTAGATAATAATCAACAATAAAGTTTTCACTTGAGGGTAGTTTCAAATGAGACATTGGGAATAGAAAACCGGTATTTCAAACAGTCCTTATCACCTCCTAACAAATAAAGAATGTTGGGACTAACAACCTCTCCCACCTCATTTTCTCACCATTTTTAACGATTGCATAATGTTTCACATAACTGGATGAGCTTAAGTTTCTCTCTCAGGTTTACTCTCTTCATCAATCTGTTTCACTCAAGATTATGTTCAGCTGCTCCAACCCATTAGTAAAATGAAGATCTACGTCCGTTTTACGGTCAGAACTGAGGTCACATTTACTCCAGTTTCTTGGAAAACAGCCAATAATCATTAGACCGTCATTGATTCTTTCTGAAGGTAATTGATTCAAATTAATGTTATTGCAGAAACTTCTGGACGTCATCAGGGTTTGTGTTCACTACCATAATGTCATGTATTAGAACTTATATTAGGTAGTTTGGTAGGACAGGAGAGCtgtatttcaaatgttgttttaaaaagaggaaaaggggaaacaaaaggtataaacataaatgaaaatCATATTAGGCAAAGAAAgcatttttccatttaaataaaaatgcatcactACACAGCAAAAAGGGGGCTAGATTGGCTGTTTTGCTGTTaatcagcagctcctcctgacTTCTAGCTTAGCTGGTTTTGAAAGGCCATTGTGTGTCTGCCATCTGCTACAGTACAGTGTATTATTGACATTATCAAGAGCCCAGCACCTCACAGATGTCACTGTCATCCTCTATGAGCCACACAGAAATCAAGCCTGGGTTGCAAACAGCAAAACTGcagttaaacaacaaaatacaaaatacaaacaaatctgTTCAACACCCACCTCTATAATACGATTGTTATCCACATCAAATCTGAATACAAATTCAGTCCCTCCTACATACATCTCCCCAGAGGCTTCATGATAGAAGAACACACTGTGATTCTGGTATACTGGATATTCAAATCCGACACTGACCGCATCTGTGGGAGGAAGAAAGGTGATATTATATTTTCCACCTGGAGGATGTTGTTGAAAGTCTGACTGAGCTACGCCAATGACATCAAATCCATTTTAAAGGATTTGTGGACCATGAAGAATGAACTCGATGTTTCTAAAAGTCTGGACAATGAATACAtctaaaacatttgtaaaataaatttaatcaAGTCGTGATGATGAAGAAATGTTACCTTCTTCAATGAGAACTCTAGGACTATCCTTAGATCCAAGAGTCGGTGTCTCCTTCAAACCAACACTAAGGACTAGTATATAATCCATAGCATgccaaatataaatgttaaaaacacgCTTCATTGTGCGTCTGGTTGTGTCCGTTAATTCCGTGCATGTGAGCTGTGTGAACATTATTCTGAGTTAGCGCAGACGCTCCTCCTCCCAACCTGCGCAAGCGATCTGACTAATCCCGTGTGTTGCTGTAGTTTCAGGGACATCTGATCATGACAGATTGatgataaattaaattaaacattgaaCAACAATACCTGTGTTATCACAGCTCCATTGTGTGATAGAGCGGTGTGTAAGGTGTGCAACAGCGGAGCTACAGAGAGGGAAGCAGGTTACTCTTAGGTGTTCAGACAACAAGGATTACACAGTGTAGGTTATAGTTTACAGTTAAATACCGGCTACGGGGTCTCAGCAGTCTCTCTGTGTTATTTCGACTGCAGTAAGAAGTGAAGCACGGTTAAAATGGGGCCCCGGAGGAAGGCATTTCCCATTATGTTTCCCACCACGGTCTAGAAACCGAGCAGAAAAGGTGTGGATGCATGAAGTAGAACTAATATGTGAACAGAAGAAACTACTTTAAAACTGTTAAACCATAAAAAACAGGTATAGACTTAATAATATGCCATCATGTAATACAGTAGTCGGAGCATTACTGATGTTAACacacaataataacaaaaatatatagcACAAATGTGTCTTCCTAATTGGAAAATGACCTTTCCTTTTCAATTGTACAGTTTGGTTCAATAGgtatatataaacattaacacaaagtgctacatgtttttgtttttgtttatttttattttttttgtggctttttagCAAAGTTGTtcaatgacaaaatgtttttattccagcACAGAAACTCTTTGTATTCTGTGAATTATGTGTACTAGCATGCCACATACAGGTGTTACACAGGGTCAGTCCTCAAGTCACTGTAGCAATATTGTTAAATCTAAGATTGTTATGGGGAAACTGACTTCTTCTCCTTGAGACACAAAGCAGCTGTATGCTCCTGTTTAGAAAAGCAGGCGCCATTCTCATTATAACTATGGTAgccaaggtcagaggataggacTATCTCACTCCCTAGACACTAAAGATAGGTACTGAATGAAGAACCCTCTACAGAGTTAGAGAATAATGTCGGATGTCAGATAACCAAGACTAAActtccttgtttgtagactaatgtCCAATTGGAAAATGCCTGCTTTGAGTATGTAGGGACGTAGAGTAGGGCATTTAAAGGAGCCAAAGAGGATAACTGATTCAGAATTAAGGCGGTATtatgtcatgacaagtgtaataaatgaaaaataagataaatCTTTTTAGCGGTACTTGAACTTGTACTTCTGTTCAGTCTTCACTTTGAGAAATAGAATAACAAACTCAATGAGCTTCAGCTGTCCTGAAGCTCATCAATTTCGGTACACGTGAACACAGTCAAACACCAAAAGCTTATTCTCATACATGTTATAacattttctatccttaggttacacaaggtcacatgtggaCTTTCAGTTCCTCTGCAGTACttattgtttggctttgattgggaacagtagaTGCCGTCTCTACAatgtggtggccagggtcaaagtgacctattgctgccttcctagacatagaaagcttgctgttgacgtaccagtctgcgtaaacagacaacagtgtctccagccTAGAATGTGCTGATggtaacacctccatgagtaaagacaTTGTCTTTGGCTAATTCTTCCACAACAATACAGAGACACATTTAGTCATGTTTCCTCCTGGAAGGCAGGACTATGTGGGTAAATTTTGGTCAGTGCCGTTTCATTCAATATTATCAGGGGAGCCAGAACATTTTCAAGGTTGTGCATCTTATCTTCTGGGTACACAAAGCCTCCTTAGATAAATCATGCCAAGTGTGCAGAGAGGCCTCTCAGGTTAACTACAATGTCAACGCGTATATCATACACTCCTTTATGTGCAATAGATTTCTAACACATACAGcatgaaacatttcacagctgGGATCTCTGAACCACCAAACAGAATTAATGTATCATTTGTAATCTCCCCTCTAGTCTGGTAGCCttacttaataataatattaaagaaaGATGCTGAAACATGCACTGTAAAATTAGATGAATGGTGTTTCTGTTATTCCACAGCTTTGTAATCTTGTGCACCAAATATAATCACCCGTGAGAAGTAGATACACTTTACACCACTaactatttcattttattaagaaataaaatggtTTTCCATCCGATGCCCTCTGACTGCTGCAAATCAACTCTCTCTGACTTACAAAGTTCCCTGATAAACCGTAGAGAAAATTGCTGCAAATTGCTGTTAGTTAATGGTAGCTCATTTAGAGCAAGATCAGAACATTCCTTTCCACTGCAGTTTAAGAAAATGTCAGCTATGCTTTTATCTCTTCCAGACTTGACTACTGCAgcacacttcattcattcaggcATCAGCAAAGACTCGTCAAAATGCTGCTGCCAGGCTTTTAACCCTAATAATCGTTGCCCTTCATTAGTCACCTGTGAGTTTTAGACTTGcttgattttgatattttcctgcttgttttgttcagactgtaaacatgttgatttctaCTGTGAAGTCGGACATTTTCTGTTATAAGTTAGACTATTGTTTTCTTAGCTGGTGACATTTGTTGTTTACtatttgaattgttttatcttgttttctatttctttctttatatctGGGGTCTTTTTGGattttattatttgcttttGCAAAGCACAAaagtcttcttctccttctttattattattattattattattattattattattattattattatttataattataataacacaacaataataataatataatatgattattattaattattttctataaTGTATTTGTGAAACATAACATGAGGCTGAAAgggaaattaatttaattaatgatgCCTTGTATCCATGGCAACATCCGGCCGCGCCCCCCTCCTTCCGTCGTCCAATCAGATGTGAGGAAACAGACTccttcttcctgtttctgtgcAGCTCCTCAGCTGACTACAACCATGGTAAATACTTTCAATAAACGTGTTATTTAACTGTAATCTGCTTATTTAGACGCCGGTTTGTTTACAGCACACTTCAGTCGCGTTGGTTTTAAACGTAACGTCAATGGTTTAAACACTATCGATGTTTAGTCCGGGTTTTAGGAGGCTAGCAAGGCTAGGCTAGTGACTTTTAATGATGGGAAGCTAATGTAAATGTCAGCGTCAGAGTATTTACGGAGTGAATATCGTTACCCTTCAGCAAACCACACTCATGTGATGTCTTGTCTGTTGTAGAGGTTCCGTTTCTGTGGAGATCTGGACTGTCCAGACTGGGTACTTGCCGAAATTAGCACATTAGCGAAGCTTGTGAGTAATCATGAAGGTCCAACACATGAAGCAATAAAGCTCGTTTGTTTGTGGCTTGTTTCATATAAAGTAACACGTGTGTCCTCTGTCTCACGAACAGTCAAGTGTCAAAATGAAACTCCTCTGTGCTCAAGTGCTGAAGGACCTGCTGGGGGAAGGCATTGATGTAAGAGttatataacagtatataacataTGATCGCTCTCATGTGCACAGTCCACTCACACTGATCGgtgcttcctcctctgctctctctctctcttcagtatGATAAGGTGGCAAAGCTCACTGCAGATGCAAAGTTTGGTAAGTCTCCCTCATACACTGTATTTAGTGGGGGAAGAAATATTCTGATTGCCACAGTatagaaatacacaaataaagagAGAACAACCTACTGTGTAATCCCCCTgctgtaatctgacacaaacacgacAACTGACAATTActtttgcagttgttgcacattatttaactgtaaatatatatatatatatttatattttgttcttattagatgattacttgtttaacataTGTCGTGTTTGATAATTTCCCCCCaggattattaaaatatttctgattctgatcctgattaatcattattattattactatagtGCAATTAGCATTTGACTGTTGTAGTAGGTCATGGGAGTCTGCTGTAAACAGGGTAAAATATACAACAGTGCATCGTGTTTTATAAGCttattatgtgttttgtgtataaaatcttGATTTGCTGAGGAACTAGTAATTATAgctttcaaataaatgtagtggagtaaaaaaagtACTGCCGTACTACAGAATAGTtacctctgaaatgtagtgagGCTAAGGAGGCTTGAAATGTGTTGGCGCTAAGCCAgagctttttaatttttattattaatcacaAAGCAAAGTACAAGTCTAacctctttattttcttttttcaaaactTTGAAAGTGCATCAAAAGAGTAAATGCACCTACTCCACTACCACTCGTACTGCGTTTAAATCTAACTCATACACATTGTCACACCTGCATTGCCTTTTATTCCTATATAAGATACATTCATGATATTAATCTTATCTTGCAGAAAGCGGAGACATCAAAGCTAGTGTGGCAGTGCTCAGCTTCATTTTGTCCAGTGCGGCAAAACATGATGTTGACAGTGAATCTCTGTCCAGTGAGCTGCAGCAACTGGGTCTGCCTAAAGGTTAGTCCACAAATGATGATTATGCTGCATATTCTAGTCACACATGCACCGACCTCTTTCCATACTTATAGTACAGAAAGGGATTACAGCAGAACAAAGGTGGAAAGCATCATCTGACTAATTTCTTTAACTGCTTGTAATATCTAAGGTAGTATCCGTATTAATAAAGCTTTTGCAGAAGGCCAGAGCAACACAGTAGGGGTTGTTGGCAGGCATTTTGAGTAACTAGGgacaacagcaaacagcaaaacatggaccaaaataaaaaaataaatccttttaaatgacttaaataaatctgtctgtTAACATCAGAACCACACAACATATTTTCTTCTGGCAGTTGAAATTTAGTGTTGCCtgtgagccaaaaaaaaaaaaaacacacacacaataggtAATAAGAGAAACAATTGCCTCATTTCCAGAACATAGATGTCACAAATCACAGcctattgtattgtttttagcTTACTGCATCATTGTCCATTGTGCAACTTGAATGTGAACTCAACTCAAGGAACAGTGTAGACAATGATGGAAGGTCACCACCCACCCCAGTGCGTGTGGGGTGCATTGTGGACAACGATGACTGGTCACAATGCCTCCCAACATCCATTCCTGGTGGAGTTTTGTGACTTTGATGCATTTATGTGTAATGGCAATGGTGAGTGGACCCCAGTGTTGTGGTGCATTGCAGCTTTGGTGCAGAGACTGTCTTTGTATCGATCGATTGATGCTGCGTTAATGTCTTACTTGGCTAACACTTTCATGTGATTACGCACTTAAAATAAATCCAGGCTCGACTGTTAattacacattcacattcattccATTCTTTTAGAGCACACAACGGGGCTCTGCAAATCATATGAAGACAAGCACTCTGCACTGCAAGACAAACTAAGGGAGGCGAGCCTGAGGTGTAAGTGTTTTTGTCTAacttgtctttttaaaagaggaagacaaataTCACTGAtagtgttgttttctgtgttgttgctgacTAAGTGGTGCCTTTTAAGAATGCTCTGCAATGAATTTCAGTGGGACGACTAGACGCTGTGTCCTGGCGCATTGATTACACTTTGAGCTCCAGTGAACTGCGGGAGGTGAATGAACCAGTGATTCAGCTTAAATTGCAGACACAAGGAGCAGTGTCAGGCCCCACAGAAACGACTGtcgtttctgtgtctgctgaCAAGTTCAGAGTCCTGCTTGCAGGTTGGTTCTGCATTTTGTCAACACTGCAGTTCTTTTCTCGCTCAGCCATAATTATGCTGCGTCAATTATATTATCACGTGTTAATTATTTTTgccctgtgtgtttctgcagagcTCAAACAGGCCCAGGCAATGATGAATGCACTGCAGTGAAGAGCGGATAATGAAATCGGACATCGTAGTCTGAGCAAGAGCTGGACGCAAATGACGTTGCCAAAAGTGCCGTATTTACACCTTGTACAGGATAATATTTGTATGTCATTTCAAAGGTCATGTCAAGACACTCAGCTCACTAATATTTAGTATGATTTTTCTACCACATTAGCAATAATTGATGGAAATGTTTCCAGATTTGGTTGATTCATCACTGAAACAAGAAGACTGAATGGactgttttttgtaaaatattgtataatattTCACGTATTTTGAATTCTGTCAATAATTTGTGTTGTACCTTCATATGCttagaaataacaaaataaaacgagAAACATATCCGGGGCCTACATATCCCAGCATGCAATGCTTTGGGACTTTTGCTCGTGTTGTGTTCCGTCTTACCAAATGTATACTGTCAATAGTACATAcgttgtatatatttttttcgtTGCTTTCAATTAATTATTGGAggatataacaaaaaaaacattaatatctgCATATAAACAACGAGAGTGGAGAGACTGGAGATCTCGCGATATCTCTGTGTGGATAAATAAACGTTACCCAACGTGTTTGGTAACATGCATGTTGTCTGTGCCGTGCCTGCTCATTGTGGCAgccctgcagaggagagaggagcccGACTAACTTCTTAGTTTATGTATTTGTAGTTTGAGTCTGTTAACGTGAGTTTATCACAGCTGACGTCTATTTCCTGGTGTGGGTAAGTTGTTGGCCCCTTCATTCCTCTATGCAGCACCATGAAAACGCCACCTCTGGACCTTTTCAGTCCACAGTGTACTCAGTACTGTACTTGCAAGTGCTTTCCCCCCTTGTCATGATCTGTGCAGTGcagaaacacaatgttttgttCAGACTGGatgaacaaacactgaaggCCAAATGTGTCATGTTGTGCAGTCTGTGGCTGGGTGTAACGTTTTTAAGCATTGGTATACCTCATGTTGTGTAGTCTATCAATCACTGTTGTGTATTGTTGTAGGTctgggtgtgtttttgtggtaaGATGTGCATTGTTGTGTGTCTGAGGTTGTGcagtgatgtttgatgttttatagGTTCACCCAGTCAT encodes the following:
- the commd4 gene encoding COMM domain-containing protein 4 — translated: MRFRFCGDLDCPDWVLAEISTLAKLSSVKMKLLCAQVLKDLLGEGIDYDKVAKLTADAKFESGDIKASVAVLSFILSSAAKHDVDSESLSSELQQLGLPKEHTTGLCKSYEDKHSALQDKLREASLRLGRLDAVSWRIDYTLSSSELREVNEPVIQLKLQTQGAVSGPTETTVVSVSADKFRVLLAELKQAQAMMNALQ